Proteins encoded in a region of the Solanum dulcamara chromosome 9, daSolDulc1.2, whole genome shotgun sequence genome:
- the LOC129904255 gene encoding LRR receptor-like serine/threonine-protein kinase RGI1 gives MSGKVTVTLFFLFLNISFLFPTSISGLNQEGISLLSWLSTFNSSASVEPFSSWNPSHENPCKWNFIQCTSNGFVSDIKIRSFNLPAIFPTQVLSFPFLEVLVLSNCNLTGEIPSSIGNLSSLRILDLSFNALTGSIPPEIGRLSQLKQLLLSSNFFQSQIPKEIGSCSELQQLELFDNQLSGKIPEEIGQLTSLEIFRAGGNVGVQGEIPMQISRCKELVILGLADTGVSGQIPHSIGELKKLQTLAVYTANLTGEIPPEIGNCTALEELFVYENQISGEIPSELGLLKNLKKVLLWQNNLRGKIPGNLGNCSSLKVIDFSLNYLYGEIPPSFENFVTLEELLLSDNSISGEIPYYIGNFSSLKQLELDNNNFSGVIPPSIGKLKELNLFFAWQNQLHGSIPTELADCSKLQSLDLSHNFLTGSIPNTLFNLRNLTKLLLISNVLSGGIPPDIGNCTSLSRLRLGSNRLEGPIPPEIGHLSSLSFLELSENRFTRSIPPAIGNCAQLEMVDLHGNNLQGTVPSSFVSLTGLNILDLSMNRISGNIPEDVGKLTSLNKLILNGNNIEGTVPKSLGFCQDLQLLDLSSNRLAGLIPAEIGNLQGLDILFNLSRNFLTGPIPESFSNFSKLANMDISHNMLTGSLRVLSNLNNLVSLNVSYNNFSGVLPNTKFFQGLPTSAFIGNQELCTDRTACHLSGDHHGLKSIRKITIAIVVSIFMAMLILTASIAIFIRTQGEICQKDDEENGLQWEFTPFRKLSFSVNDVVPRLSESNIVGKGCSSFVYRVETPSGQVIAVKKLLAKKIGEVPQRDFFSAEVRTLGSIRHKNIVRLLGCCNNGKTRLLLFDYISNGSLSGLLHEKRVFLDWDARFNIILGAAQGLAYLHHDCIPPIVHRDIKANNILIGPQFEAFLADFGLAKLLNTSSDTSRASTIIAGSYGYIAPEYGYSLRITEKSDVYSYGIVLLEVLTGMEPTDSRISEGAHIVTWVNQELRVKHKEFTTILDQQLLLRSGTQTQEMLQVLGVALLCVNPCANERPTMKDVAAMLMEIRHENEDLEKPNRGLVPNPKEAFSCPSFSGSSQPLIRSPPSNTS, from the exons atgtCAGGCAAAGTAACAGTCACcttattcttcttatttcttAACATATCTTTTTTATTCCCAACTTCCATTTCTGGTTTAAATCAAGAAGGGATTTCTTTACTGTCATGGCTTTCCACTTTTAACTCTTCTGCTTCTGTTGAACCCTTCTCTTCATGGAATCCAAGTCATGAAAATCCATGCAAATGGAATTTTATCCAATGCACTAGTAATGGCTTTGTTTCAGATATCAAGATCAGGTCTTTCAATCTTCCCGCGATATTCCCAACTCaagttctttcttttcctttcctgGAAGTGCTAGTTCTATCAAATTGTAACCTCACTGGTGAAATTCCATCTTCCATTGGAAACTTGTCGTCTCTGAGGATTTTGGATCTCAGTTTCAATGCTCTAACAGGAAGTATTCCACCTGAAATAGGAAGATTATCACAGCTGAAGCAACTTTTGTTGAGTTCTAATTTCTTTCAATCTCAGATACCAAAGGAGATAGGAAGTTGTTCTGAATTGCAGCAGCTTGAGCTCTTTGACAACCAGCTTTCTGGAAAGATACCTGAAGAGATTGGTCAGTTAACGAGTCTTGAAATCTTTCGTGCTGGTGGGAACGTGGGAGTTCAAGGGGAAATCCCAATGCAGATATCAAGATGCAAAGAGTTAGTCATTTTGGGTcttgcagatacaggtgtttcGGGACAGATTCCACATAGTATAGGTGAACTCAAGAAGCTGCAGACTCTTGCAGTTTACACAGCTAATTTGACTGGTGAAATCCCTCCAGAAATTGGGAATTGTACTGCTTTAGAGGAGTTGTTTGTCTATGAGAATCAAATTTCAGGAGAAATTCCGAGTGAACTCGGTCTCCTGAAGAATCTTAAGAAGGTTTTGCTTTGGCAGAACAATCTAAGAGGGAAAATTCCTGGAAATCTTGGAAACTGTTCAAGTTTGAAAGTGATTGATTTCTCTTTGAACTATCTATATGGTGAAATCCCTCCGTCTTTCGAGAACTTTGTCACATTGGAGGAGCTTCTATTATCAGATAACAGTATTTCTGGTGAAATCCCATACTACATTGGCAACTTTTCCAGCTTGAAGCAACTTGAATTGGACAACAATAACTTTTCAGGTGTGATTCCACCTTCCATTGGAAAACTAAAGGAGCTAAATCTGTTTTTCGCTTGGCAGAATCAACTGCACGGAAGCATACCGACTGAGCTGGCAGATTGTTCGAAACTTCAGTCTTTGGATCTTTCTCACAATTTTCTTACAGGGTCCATCCCAAACACTTTATTCAATCTCAGGAACTTGACTAAGCTGCTGCTGATATCAAATGTTCTGTCTGGTGGAATTCCACCTGATATTGGAAATTGCACCAGCTTATCCAGATTACGCCTTGGATCAAACAGGTTAGAAGGTCCAATTCCTCCAGAAATAGGGCACTTATCGAGTTTGAGTTTTCTTGAACTGTCAGAAAATCGATTCACCCGATCAATACCTCCAGCTATTGGCAACTGTGCACAGCTAGAAATGGTTGATCTTCATGGAAACAATCTTCAAGGAACAGTTCCTTCCTCCTTTGTGTCCCTCACTGGTCTTAATATATTAGACCTTTCCATGAACAGAATATCAGGCAACATTCCAGAAGATGTAGGGAAACTCACATCACTGAACAAGCTCATACTGAATGGAAACAACATAGAGGGAACGGTTCCTAAATCACTTGGATTCTGCCAGGATTTGCAGCTGTTGGATTTGAGCAGCAACAGACTAGCGGGCTTAATACCTGCAGAGATTGGGAACCTCCAAGGACTAGATATTCTGTTCAATCTAAGTCGTAATTTCCTAACCGGGCCAATTCCTGAAAGTTTCTCCAACTTTTCCAAGCTAGCCAACATGGACATCTCTCATAACATGTTGACTGGAAGTCTTAGAGTACTCAGTAACCTTAATAACCTTGTTTCTTTGAATGTTTCATACAATAACTTTTCTGGGGTTCTTCCTAATACCAAATTCTTTCAAGGTCTCCCTACAAGCGCTTTTATTGGTAATCAAGAGCTCTGCACTGACAGAACTGCATGCCACTTAAGTGGTGATCACCATGGATTGAAATCCATAAGAAAGATCACTATTGCTATTGTAGTAAGCATTTTCATGGCCATGCTAATATTGACAGCTTCTATTGCCATCTTTATCCGAACACAGGGAGAGATATGCCAGAAGGATGACGAGGAAAATGGTTTGCAGTGGGAATTCACCCCATTCCGAAAGCTTAGCTTCTCTGTAAATGATGTAGTGCCAAGACTTAGTGAATCTAACATTGTCGGGAAGGGTTGTTCCAGCTTTGTTTATCGCGTTGAGACTCCATCAGGGCAGGTGATAGCGGTGAAGAAACTATTGGCTAAGAAAATTGGTGAGGTTCCCCAGAGGGACTTTTTTTCTGCAGAAGTTAGAACACTGGGATCGATCAGGCATAAAAACATAGTCAGGCTTCTGGGATGTTGTAATAATGGCAAAACAAGATTGTTGTTGTTTGATTACATTAGTAATGGGAGTTTATCGGGACTGCTCCATGAGAAGAGGGTATTTCTGGATTGGGATGCTAGGTTTAATATCATACTAGGAGCAGCTCAGGGCTTAGCTTATCTTCATCATGACTGTATTCCTCCTATAGTCCATCGCGATATCAAAGCCAATAACATTTTGATTGGTCCACAGTTTGAAGCTTTTCTTGCAGACTTTGGACTTGCAAAGTTATTAAACACATCATCAGATACTTCAAGAGCTTCAACCATAATAGCTGGTTCATATGGGTATATAGCTCCTG AATATGGATATAGTCTAAGAATAACCGAGAAGAGTGATGTCTATAGCTACGGCATTGTGCTTCTCGAGGTCCTAACGGGGATGGAACCAACTGATTCCCGGATATCAGAAGGCGCCCACATTGTCACTTGGGTCAATCAGGAGCTAAGAGTAAAACATAAGGAATTCACAACAATTCTTGATCAGCAATTACTTTTAAGGTCTGGTACACAAACTCAAGAGATGCTTCAAGTTCTTGGGGTGGCACTACTTTGTGTCAACCCATGCGCGAATGAAAGACCAACAATGAAGGATGTAGCAGCAATGCTAATGGAAATCAGACACGAAAATGAAGATCTCGAGAAGCCTAATCGAGGACTGGTACCGAATCCTAAAGAAGCATTTAGTTGTCCTAGTTTCTCTGGTTCATCTCAACCTCTCATCAGATCACCTCCTAGTAACACAAGTTAA
- the LOC129904296 gene encoding dof zinc finger protein DOF1.2, whose translation MLPYHSRPMIMMERTRKSNIELAPNCPRCASTNTKFCYYNNYSLSQPRYFCKACRRYWTKGGSLRNVPVGGGCRKSRRSRSTRKDDNTLQTSSPALEAPGAHDIDLADVFAKYLNQGTTNDHDDNIILQVSQDYSSIGASLSNSPSSDTLINNLTSFENESLLDEAIMGNLQDYPCGNFLQEDQGGPINQDFLDFNTSFLEMQAMLGQGEEFDHYNTSNFEWQPMMQFQDFGSILELDDQLLKNSTQNLTSDNYSSFDLSNYV comes from the coding sequence ATGTTACCGTATCATTCAAGGCCAATGATCATGATGGAAAGGACACGAAAGTCCAACATTGAACTAGCACCAAATTGTCCAAGGTGTGCCTCTACCAACACAAAATTTTGTTACTACAACAATTATAGCTTGTCACAACCTAGGTATTTTTGCAAAGCTTGTCGGAGATACTGGACTAAGGGTGGTTCTCTACGAAATGTCCCTGTTGGTGGTGGTTGTCGGAAAAGCCGGCGTTCAAGATCTACACGAAAAGATGATAATACCCTTCAAACATCTAGCCCCGCCCTTGAAGCTCCCGGAGCTCATGACATTGATCTAGCCGATGTTTTCGCCAAGTACTTGAACCAAGGTACAACCAATGATCATGATGATAATATTATTCTTCAAGTATCTCAAGATTATTCTTCTATTGGAGCTAGCTTATCTAATTCTCCTTCATCAGATACCTTGATTAATAATCTAACTTCTTTTGAGAATGAGAGTCTATTGGATGAGGCCATTATGGGTAATTTACAAGATTATCCTTGTGGTAATTTCCTTCAAGAGGATCAAGGAGGTCCAATTAATCaagattttcttgattttaataCTAGCTTTCTTGAAATGCAAGCTATGCTTGGGCAAGGGGAAGAATTTGATCATTATAACACAAGTAATTTTGAGTGGCAACCCATGATGCAATTTCAAGATTTTGGATCAATTTTAGAACTAGATGATCAGCTTCTCAAGAATTCAACACAAAACTTAACCAGTGACAACTATAGCTCATTTGATCTATCCAACTATGTATGA